The segment GGATTTCGCGCGATCACAACGTGGTCGCTCTGGTGCGGCGCGGCGATCATGACCAGCGCGGCCCTCTGGTCGTTTTTCGTTGATCGCCGGTTGTTTGCGAACATGATGCGGCCGTCGGCAGGCTCGGGGTCCCAGAGGCCGGGCGATCCGCTGGGCAAGGTCGAAATTCCCACGTGCATATTCTTCGCCGGCTTGCCAATTACCGGCAGCGCGGTCGTATGGATGGCTCACAGCTTTTTTGATGTGGCCGTCTGGCTCGCGATGATCTCCATCCCCCTGGTCTTCTTCCTGACCATCATTGCTGTCAAGGCTACGGCACTGACCTCGATGACGCCGCACGGCGCACTCGGCAAGGTCACCCAGCTTGCCTGCGGGGCGCTCGCGCCGAATAACATCGCCAGCAACATCGTTGCCGCATCGGTCAGCGCCGAGGTCGCCCTTCAGGCCTCCAACTTTATCCAGAACATCAAGCCCGGCTACATGGTCGGCGCGAAGCCGCGACTCCAGGCGATCGGCCATCTCATCGGCGCGGTATCCGGCGCTGTTGCCGGGGTAGGCGTGTTCTACGCCGTCTTCATGAAGGACGGCCCCTCCTCGCTGATTCGTGCGGAGTATCCATTCCCCGCGGTCGTCGTCTGGCGGGCCGTCGCCGAGGCCTTGACCGGTGGTCTGTCAGGCTTGCCCAGTAGCGCCGTGGTGGCCGGAAGTGTGGGTGTCATAGTCGGAATTCTCGCGGAGTTGCTGCGGACTCGGTCGAATGGGAGATTTCCATTGTCGCCGATCGGCTTCGGCCTGGCGTTTGTGATTCCGTTTGACATCAGCCTGGCCATGTTCATCGGCGCGTCCGTGTTTTGGCTTTGTGGAAGGCGACAGTCCGGCGCAGGTGCGAAATTATCTCGCAGCATTGTCCAGAACCTGGAGCCGATCTGTGCAGGGGCCGTCGCAGGCGCAGCCTTTGTGAGTGTCGCACTGATTGCCATTGAGACTTTTTTCTTGAGCGATCGTTGACCAGTTCGTCAGACGTCGGCCGGGCACCGGTAGCCCAGGCTCGAGTGCAGCCGCCGTTCAGGACGCATGTCACGACTATTCCAAGTCGGTAACACCCCATTGCCCTCGTGATTGTTCGACGACGTGACGCCGGTGCCCGTGGGAGCAGCCCGTCGGCAACAACTTATTGGCGTTGCGAAGAATCGCGCGAATCGAATAGATGTCTATGCGATCCACTCTCGCATTGTCGTCGGCTCCATTCCACGGCAGGAGCGAGCGGCCGTTATCGCTAATCGGCACATTTCGGATTAATGTAATTCCCGGAAGAATCCTTCGCCTGAACGTGAAGATGTATCGCTCCATTTGCACCGAGGCCTGCATTGCCCGTCTGCCCCAGCACGGTTCCCGGCGTGACCGCCTGACCGTCGGAAACATTGATGTGCGACGCGTGCAGGTACTGCACCACGTTGCCGTTCGCCAGCGTGACGTTGATCGTATTCCAATCGCTGTCTTCCAAAACATCGACGGTTCCGTTGAAACCAGCGGTAAAGTCGACATTGGCAACATTGCCGTCGGCATCGAGACTGGAATAGTCGACCCCACGGTGCTGCCGGACGAAATTATCAGTAGTCGGATTCAATACATAATCGTCCGGGACCGTCTGGACGCTGCCATCAAAGCGATAGACGCGATTGGCGTTGTATTCCGAGGTTACATAATTCCCCTGCGGCAGACCAAAATCATCAGCGGTCTTTTCCAGACACCCCAGCCGCGTGGCAGAGAAAGGAACGTCGGAATCGGTAGACTCGTTGTACCACGTTCCGTCGATCTGAGTGTCGTCTGCATTGACGGTCGCCGTAAAGTTCGCGATGCGAATGCCGTTCTTACTGGGGTCACTAAACCCATGAAAGCAGACGCTTGTTTCCCCGGTGAGAGTGTCGCCGGCCAGCGTTGCATTGAAATCCAAGTCCGTTTCACTGGTTTGTCCAGTCCCGTCGGCATGGTCGCATACAAAAGGATTCTTGTAGAGAGCCGTCACTTGGCTTCCCGTCTGCATAATGATTGCTTCGCGACCAGAGTCTTCCCAGGGGCCGTTCAGGTTATGTACTACAGGAAAGTCGTCGGTAAATTCCGGGCCGTCTCCCGAAGTGGAGTCCGCCGCAGGTTGGCCCATGCCGGTTTCCATTTGCACGTTGCAGGCGTATGCCAAGCCATTAGCGAGGGTCAATACCAGAAACATCCGCTTCATACAAATAGCTCCTTAGGCGAGGGCCCTCAGATCACCCGGGGGGATGCCTTGGCAGGCATCGCTGCTTCCCATAAGGGACTAAAGGAGAATCGGGGACAGCGCGCTCCCTTGAAGCTGTGGGCGTTTATGCAACCGGCTGTGGTGGGCTTCGTGGAGAGCAAGAAACTGACATTGACACCCACAATGCGGTGCCGCCAGTGTCACGACGACATGGAATGCATCGAACCGCGTCCAGAGTGAGGATTTAGCCCAACTCGAATCATATCGCCGGAATGTAATTCGATGCTTATCGCGACTGCAATCGTGATAGAAGGCCAATTGGACGCATGTTTAGCGATGGATTCGGATACGCAAATCCCCTCTTCCAGGAGTTCCCTCGCAGACCGGTGCTTCTGCTTTGCCATAGGTGGACCGCGAAGGAAAAAAACTATTCAAGCGGAATTCCCAGAGAACGGCAGCATGCAGACCCTGAGTTGGCGCCGAATGCTCTGACGGTAGGGGCGGTCGATCGCCTTGCCTAAGGGCAGCCGCTGTTGATGACGCATACCACGAACGAATCCTTATCGGCAAAATCCGTGTTGCCGTCCTGATTGATGTCGCCGTTGAGGATATTGCAGTCCGGCGACTCCGCAGCGTAAGCCACGGGGTTTAGCACCGCCAACGTGAAGCCGTCCACGTCAAGGCCGTTCACCAACCCGTCGCAGTTCATATCGGCCGGCGACGTCGGCGCAGGAATGTTTGCCGAGAAGATGCCCGCCGAGCCTCCCACGAATCCCAGTCCGATGACCATCTGCCGGTTCGAGTTGTAGCAGGGCCCCTGGGGTCCTTGAACAGACGCATGGATATAGTTGACGTCCCTCATCACCCCGCCGCCGATGTCGAATGAATCGTATTGGCGGGCAATCATGAGTGGTGGGCTCCCCACATCCTTGAGCCAGAGACTGTCCGTGTTCGAGCCGCCTTCGTTCAAATATGCGGAGAATGGAACACTTGAGGGCACGTGCGGGCCCATCGACCAGACACTGCTGATGCTGACTCCCGGAAGGCCGGGGGCGGGCGTATCGTGGAGAACCAAGCTGCTTCCCGCCCACTGGCTCGGTCCGCCTCCGTATTGCCACACGCCGCCATTCGGCGAGCCAATGGCACCGCCGCTGTCCATGAGCGAGGAAGGGAACGTGATCGCGTCGGCGTCATCGATGGACAGCAGCCCTACATTGCTGAAGTTCAGCACGAAGTACAGTCCGCTGGTGTCCGGAGCGAGATCGCCCTTGCGTACGACCAACTCCACCGCGCCCGGCACGCCGGCCCACACTCCCGCATTGTTCATGAAATCAACGCCGTCACCCATCAGGGATGCCTTGAACACCACTTTGCCGGACGCGTTCATCCACGGATCGAACAGGTATTCGAAAAGGGCGCCTGTGCCCGGAGCAGTGGTATTGGTCAACGCGACGAGTTCGAGTTCGCCCTCGCTCCATCGCCAGATTCCACGCCCGCTGGTGTAATGACCTGAAAAGACGACTTCTCCAGCCGCGTTTATCACGGGAACGGGGTTAGCCTCAAACTGGTAGTTAAACAGATCGAACACGCCACCGGAGCCGGGCGCGACATCCCCTTCGCGGGCGACAAGCTGCAACGCCCCCGGCGCGCCGGCCCAGATTCCGGCATCGTTCGAACTGTCGACGCCCGGGCCGGCCAGATTGGCGCGAAACACGATCTGGCCCGCGTCATTGAGCATGAGCCAGTTTTGCATGCCGCCTGAGAAAACGACTCCCGCCGGCGTTCCCGGTGCGGGGTTGCCGGCCCGTGCCGCCACCGCCAACGCTCCTGGCACTCCCACCCAGATCCCCGTGTTGTTTGTCGAGTCAATACCTGCGCCGGTCAGAGCTGCTGAGAATGCCACGACGCCGGATGAATTCACCCACGGGAATAGCCATCCATTTGAAAAAGCCGCGGTCGTTCCGGGGGCCACGCTGCCTTCTCTTGCGACGAGCTGAATCGACCCCGGCAGCCCTGACCAAAGACCCTCATCATTGGACGTAGCACCAGTCAGCCATCCGGCGAAGGCGACTCGCCCGTTATTACTGATCGCAGGCGGGTAATAAAAGGAAAAAAATCGCCCGGGGGCACCTGGCGCCGATTGGCCGGACAAGGCCACGGCCTGAAACGAGAGCCCGCCGCCAGCCACGGCTGAATTCATGACAAACGCCGTGGCAATCGTATACGCGACGATATTTGAAGTAATTCGCATGTGATTCCTCCAGACGATGATCCAAAATCGGACGGGCTCAACAGGCCTACCCAGAAGGTGCATCCCCTGTCGCCCACGTTTTAGTAAAGGAAATATCCCATCGGCGCGCTCCCATGTCTGGCAGTACATTGCCCCAAGCCGTTAACGCCCGCCTCCGCCATGACCAAGCTCGGTCGAAAAAGACTCAGGAATTCGGACCCGCACCATTCCTGCGTCAATCCTTTCCTGAAGCAGTTCATCCCCACCCTGGCAATGGCCGACCGTTTGGCGCTGGAGGGAAAATTCAAGCACTTCGGTGTCGACGATATACGTTCCGGAGAGCGTTTTCCCATCCGGGCTGATCGTCAGCATCATTGGAGAGAAGTCTGTCCCGTTGAGCGCTGGGTCCGAGTTGCCATACCGACACACGATCGTTCGCCCTGTAATCGTGTCGCCGTTCACCACGCCCTCCAAATCGGCGAAGGTGTGGGAAATGGTGTTCGTGCCATCGAGATGTTCGCAAACTCGTTGCTCGATCAGCGTCGACGTCATTTCCGAAGCAAAATGCACAATGCAACTGGTCCTGCCGTTATCCTGTTCGAGCCAGCGTCCGTTCAATCCGAAAATGAGCAAATCGACCGCGTCAGGGTCTGCGTCTTCGCCCATCGACGTGTCGGTATCCGGCTCAGTCCGTAGTCCGCCGGTTCCAGGGCCCGGCGAAAAGGTCCGACCGCCGGGGACGATGGTGTCGTCGCCGCCTGCCGGTTCGCACAGGCCAGTTAGTGGATTAATGACAGGTTTGTCGGCCGGACACAATGCGGGTTGGCACTGCATGCCGCCGGCCACGATCGCAACGGCCACGCATAAGAGCAGGGTTTGAATCGACATGGTTTTCTCGCAGTTTGCCATCCAAAGTGCGTGGATTGCGGCGAATCCAGAGTGCACATGAACGTAAAGGAGAAAACAGCCTGCATTACTCCAATTTCCTTTGTGCCCTCCGTTCCGATCCGGAATTTGCCGTTGTGATGGAATGGAGGCCGTGGGCCCCGCGTGATCGGCCGGCAACTCGTCATCCCAGCGGGCAGCCCCATTCGCGAGGATCTGTTCGAGGGCACAATTTACGAGGGATTCAAGGGAATTGCGGGTTGATATAATCAATGGGTGTCCGGTAGCAGTCGTGGCGGCGACCGGCCTTTCTTGAAGAACGGTGACTCGCTGATGGACCCCGCCGATAACCCAACTGATGCCGTTCAGCGTGCGATTGCGGGTGATGCGGTCGCATTGACGCTACTGCTGACCACACATCGTCGCGGCATCCGCGACTATATCGCAGGGCGCATTCCGTCGAATCTGCGCGGTGGAATCGATGCCGACGATCTCGTTCAGGAAGCCTACGCCGAGGTCTTTCGCCACATCGGCGGCTTTGAGTCGCGCGGGCCTGACTCCTTCGGCCGCTGGATTCGCACCATCGCCCTTCGCAAATTGCGGGACGCCATCAAGATGCGCGCTGCCGACAAGCACGGCGGCGATAAGAAGCAGGTACATGGCGTGGCACCGGGCATCGGCGAATCAGTCGTCATGCTTCTGGATCTGATGGCGGGCGATGAGAAAAGCCCAAGCCGCTGCGCCGCCAGCGTCGAAGCCGTTGGCGCAGTCCGCGTGGCTCTGGCGATGCTCCCCGAAGATTATCAACAGGCCGTCACACTCGTGTATTTGCAGGGGCTTACGGTGAAAGAGGCCGCTTCCGGCATGAATCGCACTGAGCGTGCAGTCCATAATCTTTGTTACAAGGCGAAGTCGCGGCTCCGTGAACTGTTGGGTACCGAGTCTCGCTTTTTGAGTCGCGGTTGACGAAGGCAAAAGGACGGTTTTGACTATTTCGGAGCGCGCCACCCTTGGTAGTCGTTGAGCTAATAAGGGGTGAGGGCAGTCGCCTTGCGCTGGATCGGTCCGGGAGTTCCTCATATGTCGCGCAGATCATCTTCGGTTGGTGACGCACCCGATTCGCGGCATGCCCGACTCCTGCCTGTTGTTGAAGATGCAATCGCCCGTCGGCTGCAGGGCGAAGACCTTTCCGACGACGCTATCATCGAGGCCCATCCTGAACTGATGCCCGACCTACGAGAGCTTCTGGGGGAGCTTCGAAACGTGGAGGCGGCGCGACGACGTGCAGGCGGATCGAGTAACGTCTTGGGGCTTGGTCCGGCGGATCGAATCGACCGAGACAAGTCGTCGGCGTTTTTCCTGGCGGGATACGATGTCCGCGGCGAGATTCACCGGGGCGGCCAGGGCGTTGTCTATCGGGCGGTCCAGAAGTTCACTCAGCGCGATGTGGCGATCAAGGTCTTGCGCGAAGGGCCGTTTTCGGGCCCGGGCGAGCGGGCGCGCTTTCAGCGAGAGGTCGAAATCCTCGCCGGCTTGAGCCATCCCAACATTGTAACGATCCACGAAAGCGGCATCGTCGACGGCAGTCTTTATTTCGTGATGGACTACGTCGCCGGCTCCGCGCTGGACACTTTTGTTGACGAGCAACGGGCGCGCGGACCAAAGTCGTGTCGATTCACACCCGACGGGCCTCGCTCGAACATCCGGAATATCCTTCACTTATTTCATTCCATCTGCCAGGCGGTCAATTCGGCACATCTCCGCGGGGTCATCCATCGGGATATCAAGCCGTCCAACATCCGCGTGGACGAGACTGGACATCCGCACGTCCTGGACTTCGGCCTGGCGAAACTTTCGGGCAATCGGACGGGCGGCGGCCCATCGAGCGAAGTCTCGTTCGCGGGCCAGTTCATCGGATCGCTCCCATGGTGCAGTCCCGAGCAGGCCGAAGGTCGGCCCGACAAGGTTGATACGCGCTCGGATGTTTATTCGCTCGGCGTGGTTTTGTATCGGATCCTGACCGGTAGGCTGCCGTATGACGTGAGCGGTACGTCTCGCGAGGTGCTCGACCGCATCTTGCGTGAACCACCGGTCGACCCTCGCCACCACAATCCCGCCATTGATGAAGAATTGGCGACGATGACGCTCAAGTGCCTCGATAAAGACCCCGAGCGGCGCTACCAAACGGCGGGGCAGGTGACCAGTGACGTGCAGCGATACCTCGACGGTGAAGCCATTGAGGCCAAGCGCGACAGCGGATGGTACGTCCTGCGCAAGACGTTGCGGCGGTATCGCGTGCAGACCGGAGTCGCCTGCGGGTTTGTCTTGATCATCGCGGTATCGGCGGTCGCACTCGGAATCCTCTACCGCAAAGCGCAGGTTGAAGCGCGCAAAGCGGAAACCACTTCGAACTTCCTGCGAGACACCCTCGCCGCGGCCGATCCCAATACCTCGCAAGGCAAAGAAGTGACGGTTCGCGAAGTCCTCGATACGGCGGCCGGCCGCGTGGACGAGCAACTGGCCCGGGAGCCACAGGTCGCCGTCGCCATGCACAACACGATTGGTCAGACCTATCTCGCGCTCGGTCATGCCAAAGAGGCCGAGCGAAGCTATCGCGCCGGTCTCGATCTCGCCATGCACGCCCTTGGGATGGAGCACGCCGATACATTGGCGGCGCAGAACGGACTGGCGACGGCCTTTGAAGACCAGAGCCGCTATGAAGAAGCCGAATCGCTTTTCCGAGAGTGCCTCGATACCGCGCGGCGAACTCAGAGTCCAGATAGCCCCTTCGCAAACGATGTATTGCACAACCTGGCAAACCTACTGCGTAAACGGAGCAAACAGGCCGAGGCACAGGTTCTGCTCGAAGAGGCGCTCGAACGATCGCGCCGAATTCTGGGCGAGGAGAACCCTTCGACCCTCATCACGCGGAAAATCCTCGCCGCAGTCCGGCAGGAGATGGGCCAGGTTGACGCGGCCGAAGCCGAATATCGCACAATCCTGGAGATTCAGCGCCGCACACTCGGCGATCGCGCCCCACTCACGCTCGGCACTATGAATTATCTCGCCATGCTGCTCAAAGCGCGCGGCAAACTCGACGAGGCCGCGCCGATGTATGAAGATCTCGTGCGACTTACGCGCGAAGTCCTGGGAGCCGACCACCCCGATACGCTTCGCAACATGAACAGCTACGGTCGCCTTCTGCACGCCCAGGGCAAATTAGCAGACGCCGAGACAGTGCTTCGTGAAACCCTCGCATTGATGACCCAGAGGCTGGGCGAAGACCACTTCGACACGATAGTGACAACCAACAACCTGTCGCTGCTGCTTTCTGATCAGGGCCGACTTGCCGAGGCCGAGCCGCTGGCCCGCAGCGCCCTTCAGCGTGGCCGCGCACTCCTCGGGGACGACCACCGCGACACGCTCGTCTGGATGAACAATTTCGCCAATTTGCTTGCCCGCCAAGCCAATAACGAGGCGGCCGAAGCGCTCTATCGTCAGGTCATTGATGCCCGCCGAAGTTCCCTTGGCGCCGAGCATCCGCAGACGCTTACCACGATGAGCAGTCTCGCCCTTATCCTCGTCGACGATGGGGGGCAGCGGCTGATCGAAGGGGAAGTGATGCTGCGACAAGTTCTCGAACTACGTCGACGCCTGCTCGGTCCGACACACGTCGACACCCTCCTGTCCATGAACAATCTGGTAAAGGCCCTTCTCGCACGGGACCTTCTCGAAGAGGCCGAGACCTTGGCGCTTCATGCTCTTGCCGTCAGCCGCGAGACGCTTGGCCCGGCCCACCCGCTTACATTGCTCATTACCAACAACGCCGGCGCAACCTTGGCCAAACGTGGCCGACTGAACGAGGCGATCCCGCTATTAAATGACGCCATTACCATGGCCGACGAAAAGCTGCCACACGGGCACATCTCTCGATCCAACTTGCGTGCGACGCTTGGAAAGGCCCTGATTGAAGCGGACCGTTTCGACGAGGCACGGCCGCACCTCACGCAGGCTCTGGAAGACTTGAGCAAGTCGCTCGGCCCACAACATCCCACTACGCGCATCGTCGCCCAGCAACTCGACAGAATCAACGAAGACCGAGGCGGCGCTGCCGGCACCTCGACACCTCTTGAGGCAAACGCGCCTACTCCGTAAGACAGTGCTTTCCTTGGATGCTTGAGGTTGGGGTTCCCCACGCTTAGCGAACATGTGGTTAAGAGTGTCCATGCCGCGGCTTCATAGTCGGCCGGGCTCCGGCAGTTCAGGCTCGGGTGCAACTGCCGGCGCATGCGGCTGCAGCACGCGGATGAGGATGACAAGCCCCAGAATCCCGCTGATCGCAGATCCGGTAAGGATCCCGGACTTGGCAGTCAGCAAGGTGTCCCCTTCGAGGCCGAGTGAGGCGACGAACAGCGACACGGTGAATCCGATGCCGGCAAGGCAGCCGGCGCCCGCGAGGGCTGGCCAGGACACGCCGGCTGGCAGCGCGCTCCAACTGAGTCGAATCGTGAGCCAGGCGGAGGCAACGATACCGACCGGTTTGCCGATCACGAGTCCGGCCGCCACGGCGATCGCCACCGGATCGACGAGGGCATCGACCGCAATCGGAACGCCGGCGTTGGCCAACGCGAAGATGGGGATGATCACGAATCCAACCCAAGGATGCAGCGCTACCTCCAGTCGTTCCAACGGGGACACGATCTCGCGGCTTGCCAGCCGCATCTGATGGAGCAACGCAGTCCGCTCAGGCTTCGCTCCGTGCTGCAAGGTGTCCGCCGCGCCATCAATGACCTCGAGCAGAGAGTTGGACCCGAGCCATGCGCTCGCAGGCGTCAGGAGGCCCAGCAAGACCCCAGCGATCGTCGGGTGAACACCGGATTTGAGCGTGCAAAACCAGATGCCAACGCCCACGAGCACATACACGGTGACCGGACGAACGCCCAGCCGATTGAGCAGCGTCGTCAACCCGAAACCCGCCGCGGCCGCCAGTATCCACGCCAGCGTGATCGACTCGGTGTAAAAGACCGCGATGACCGAAACGGCAAGGATGTCATCTACGATCGCCACCGTCAGGACAAAGATCCTTAATCCGGCGGGAACGCGTTTCCCTAACAGCACGAGACAGCCGACGACGAATGCGATGTCCGTGGCCATCGGGATGGCCCATCCACGCCGGCCGGGCCCACCCCATTGGAGTGCCGCGTAGATCGCCGCGGGCACGAGGGCGCCGCCGATCGCGGCGACGACCGGAAGCGCGAGCTTACGGCGATCGCGCAGCTCGCCACTCGTCACTTCCCGCTTAATCTCCAACCCGATGACGAAGAAGAAGATCGTCATCAGCCCATCGTTCACCCAGTACCACAGGGGATAGTCGAGAGCGTGGCTACCGATGCCGATGCGGGCCGACTGGTCCCAGAACGTGCGATACGGATCGGCCCAGCGTGAGTTCGCTAGGATGATCGCGATTACCGTACAGGCGGCGAGCACTACACCGCTCGCCGACTCGACATGCAGAAACCGTACGAACGGACGGGTCAGTCCCTGGATCGGAACAACCGGGATCGGATCCCGAAGGACCCGGCTCGATCGTTCGGTATCCTGAGGCCGCTCCGCCATGAGGCGCCTCCTGCTTTTTCTGTTAGGCTTGTGGCTCACCCCAACTCAATAGCGGTAAATCGCGGCGATTCCGGTTCG is part of the Planctomycetia bacterium genome and harbors:
- a CDS encoding OPT/YSL family transporter; amino-acid sequence: MISSASVEDTVSGMTPAERDRWWLDHVYQADAPQLTIRVIVFGFLIGGVLATTNLYVGAKIGATLGTSITAVVLAVVFFDFLHRIGLGRRFGSQEGAVVQSIASSAGYMASPLTASMAAYMVVMDRVVPSWQMILWLLGISCLGVLFAIPLKRRFINNEQLPFPEGRACGVMLMMLRDDEGRRVSPEAGGKDGVPGSSSIPARLLGCAGLVAGMIRLLQSEAIMHKIRLGFCTIPETLDAWYYRLASKQGLWVPAIAGTPLRELTVRPTLDIAVLALGGLIGMRTCLSLIIGALVNYCVLAPWMIQRGDIATQTGVDGSIAVGFRAITTWSLWCGAAIMTSAALWSFFVDRRLFANMMRPSAGSGSQRPGDPLGKVEIPTCIFFAGLPITGSAVVWMAHSFFDVAVWLAMISIPLVFFLTIIAVKATALTSMTPHGALGKVTQLACGALAPNNIASNIVAASVSAEVALQASNFIQNIKPGYMVGAKPRLQAIGHLIGAVSGAVAGVGVFYAVFMKDGPSSLIRAEYPFPAVVVWRAVAEALTGGLSGLPSSAVVAGSVGVIVGILAELLRTRSNGRFPLSPIGFGLAFVIPFDISLAMFIGASVFWLCGRRQSGAGAKLSRSIVQNLEPICAGAVAGAAFVSVALIAIETFFLSDR
- a CDS encoding M23 family metallopeptidase; translated protein: MKRMFLVLTLANGLAYACNVQMETGMGQPAADSTSGDGPEFTDDFPVVHNLNGPWEDSGREAIIMQTGSQVTALYKNPFVCDHADGTGQTSETDLDFNATLAGDTLTGETSVCFHGFSDPSKNGIRIANFTATVNADDTQIDGTWYNESTDSDVPFSATRLGCLEKTADDFGLPQGNYVTSEYNANRVYRFDGSVQTVPDDYVLNPTTDNFVRQHRGVDYSSLDADGNVANVDFTAGFNGTVDVLEDSDWNTINVTLANGNVVQYLHASHINVSDGQAVTPGTVLGQTGNAGLGANGAIHLHVQAKDSSGNYINPKCAD
- a CDS encoding sigma-70 family RNA polymerase sigma factor, yielding MSGSSRGGDRPFLKNGDSLMDPADNPTDAVQRAIAGDAVALTLLLTTHRRGIRDYIAGRIPSNLRGGIDADDLVQEAYAEVFRHIGGFESRGPDSFGRWIRTIALRKLRDAIKMRAADKHGGDKKQVHGVAPGIGESVVMLLDLMAGDEKSPSRCAASVEAVGAVRVALAMLPEDYQQAVTLVYLQGLTVKEAASGMNRTERAVHNLCYKAKSRLRELLGTESRFLSRG
- a CDS encoding tetratricopeptide repeat protein, translated to MSRRSSSVGDAPDSRHARLLPVVEDAIARRLQGEDLSDDAIIEAHPELMPDLRELLGELRNVEAARRRAGGSSNVLGLGPADRIDRDKSSAFFLAGYDVRGEIHRGGQGVVYRAVQKFTQRDVAIKVLREGPFSGPGERARFQREVEILAGLSHPNIVTIHESGIVDGSLYFVMDYVAGSALDTFVDEQRARGPKSCRFTPDGPRSNIRNILHLFHSICQAVNSAHLRGVIHRDIKPSNIRVDETGHPHVLDFGLAKLSGNRTGGGPSSEVSFAGQFIGSLPWCSPEQAEGRPDKVDTRSDVYSLGVVLYRILTGRLPYDVSGTSREVLDRILREPPVDPRHHNPAIDEELATMTLKCLDKDPERRYQTAGQVTSDVQRYLDGEAIEAKRDSGWYVLRKTLRRYRVQTGVACGFVLIIAVSAVALGILYRKAQVEARKAETTSNFLRDTLAAADPNTSQGKEVTVREVLDTAAGRVDEQLAREPQVAVAMHNTIGQTYLALGHAKEAERSYRAGLDLAMHALGMEHADTLAAQNGLATAFEDQSRYEEAESLFRECLDTARRTQSPDSPFANDVLHNLANLLRKRSKQAEAQVLLEEALERSRRILGEENPSTLITRKILAAVRQEMGQVDAAEAEYRTILEIQRRTLGDRAPLTLGTMNYLAMLLKARGKLDEAAPMYEDLVRLTREVLGADHPDTLRNMNSYGRLLHAQGKLADAETVLRETLALMTQRLGEDHFDTIVTTNNLSLLLSDQGRLAEAEPLARSALQRGRALLGDDHRDTLVWMNNFANLLARQANNEAAEALYRQVIDARRSSLGAEHPQTLTTMSSLALILVDDGGQRLIEGEVMLRQVLELRRRLLGPTHVDTLLSMNNLVKALLARDLLEEAETLALHALAVSRETLGPAHPLTLLITNNAGATLAKRGRLNEAIPLLNDAITMADEKLPHGHISRSNLRATLGKALIEADRFDEARPHLTQALEDLSKSLGPQHPTTRIVAQQLDRINEDRGGAAGTSTPLEANAPTP
- the nhaA gene encoding Na+/H+ antiporter NhaA, which gives rise to MAERPQDTERSSRVLRDPIPVVPIQGLTRPFVRFLHVESASGVVLAACTVIAIILANSRWADPYRTFWDQSARIGIGSHALDYPLWYWVNDGLMTIFFFVIGLEIKREVTSGELRDRRKLALPVVAAIGGALVPAAIYAALQWGGPGRRGWAIPMATDIAFVVGCLVLLGKRVPAGLRIFVLTVAIVDDILAVSVIAVFYTESITLAWILAAAAGFGLTTLLNRLGVRPVTVYVLVGVGIWFCTLKSGVHPTIAGVLLGLLTPASAWLGSNSLLEVIDGAADTLQHGAKPERTALLHQMRLASREIVSPLERLEVALHPWVGFVIIPIFALANAGVPIAVDALVDPVAIAVAAGLVIGKPVGIVASAWLTIRLSWSALPAGVSWPALAGAGCLAGIGFTVSLFVASLGLEGDTLLTAKSGILTGSAISGILGLVILIRVLQPHAPAVAPEPELPEPGRL